A part of Legionella sainthelensi genomic DNA contains:
- a CDS encoding GIY-YIG nuclease family protein, translating into MSLAYVSILASQHHGTLYVGSTSDIIKRTWEHKNKVSPGFTAQYNVHMLVYYEAYELYVEAARREKRFKNWPRQWKINLIEKLNPQSRDLYQEICQ; encoded by the coding sequence ATGAGTCTGGCTTATGTTTCTATTCTTGCGAGTCAGCATCATGGTACTCTTTACGTAGGGTCTACGTCAGACATCATTAAACGGACTTGGGAACACAAAAATAAAGTCAGTCCTGGTTTCACTGCTCAGTATAACGTACATATGCTGGTCTATTATGAAGCATATGAATTATACGTTGAAGCAGCACGACGTGAAAAACGTTTCAAAAATTGGCCAAGACAATGGAAAATAAATTTAATAGAGAAACTAAACCCTCAATCGCGTGACCTGTATCAAGAAATTTGCCAATGA
- a CDS encoding putative bifunctional diguanylate cyclase/phosphodiesterase translates to MDINYKLAKSSIILKEYVNKYAYIGLSIAIGSIFIASLIVSYQITGFINLEGFIKAQTTNPAIWMLDLTPFLFAYWGQSFCHGLVNTAESFVANRTEELRYKSGDLESKLKYESEHDFFTQLPNAFLFGKQITQAINKIEESNELAVILLKLNDFKAIHSNFGNFNSNSVLIEFVKKLKEMLITSFMLEATMGINSIARVEGDEFALLLPRLNKNINFNTLLNTIIEATHVNFTVDGINVSISTTAGAAIYPHAGEDSVSLINHARTAVFHARKKDKPFAIYNSNMEDDFTTNRIMMSGLKTSIENQDIKIYYQPTVELTTGKIIGAEALGSFVHEKYGLIGTEQFISLIEGSNLIQQLTSFMLTNVAQQLVLWHQAGHKIFASINLSMQDAIDKKLPVFIENLLNENKIAPQYLILEFDERACLSDQEKSINVLNELSHLGVNIAIHDFCSGYSSFIYLVNFPIKTIKIEKSLILNMIKDKKKSKIVEAIIKMAQTLELDVFANGVENQEIREQLQQYGCKYGQGFYFSHQVSPYEFMAQLNSGMTR, encoded by the coding sequence ATGGATATAAATTACAAGCTTGCAAAAAGCTCGATTATTTTAAAGGAATATGTGAATAAATATGCTTATATAGGGTTAAGCATTGCCATTGGCAGCATTTTTATCGCTTCACTTATTGTATCCTATCAAATAACAGGATTTATTAATCTTGAAGGTTTTATTAAAGCCCAAACCACCAATCCAGCTATCTGGATGCTTGATCTCACCCCCTTTCTCTTTGCCTATTGGGGGCAATCATTTTGTCATGGACTCGTTAATACAGCAGAATCATTTGTTGCAAATAGAACCGAGGAGCTGCGATATAAAAGTGGTGATCTTGAATCAAAACTAAAATATGAAAGTGAGCATGATTTTTTTACCCAGTTACCCAATGCCTTTCTGTTTGGTAAACAAATCACGCAGGCCATTAATAAGATTGAAGAATCGAATGAATTGGCGGTAATTCTATTAAAATTGAATGATTTTAAAGCGATTCACAGCAATTTCGGTAATTTTAACTCCAATAGCGTTTTGATTGAATTTGTTAAAAAACTAAAAGAGATGTTAATTACCTCATTTATGCTCGAAGCAACGATGGGAATCAATAGTATTGCCCGAGTAGAGGGTGATGAATTTGCTTTATTGTTACCAAGGCTGAATAAAAATATTAATTTCAACACATTATTAAATACTATTATAGAAGCGACGCATGTTAATTTTACAGTGGATGGAATTAATGTATCCATTAGCACTACTGCAGGCGCCGCTATCTATCCTCATGCAGGAGAGGATAGCGTATCGTTAATAAATCATGCCCGCACTGCTGTGTTTCATGCAAGGAAGAAAGACAAACCTTTTGCAATCTACAATTCAAATATGGAAGACGATTTTACGACAAATCGGATTATGATGAGTGGTCTAAAAACATCCATAGAGAACCAAGACATCAAGATCTATTATCAACCCACAGTAGAACTAACAACAGGTAAAATAATCGGCGCTGAGGCTCTGGGTAGTTTTGTACATGAAAAATATGGATTAATTGGTACGGAACAATTTATTTCTCTAATTGAAGGCTCAAATTTAATCCAGCAATTAACCTCATTTATGTTAACCAATGTCGCGCAACAATTAGTACTTTGGCATCAAGCCGGACATAAAATTTTTGCTTCGATTAACTTATCGATGCAAGACGCTATTGATAAAAAGCTACCTGTCTTCATAGAAAATTTACTGAATGAAAATAAAATTGCGCCTCAATATTTAATATTAGAATTCGATGAACGCGCATGTTTATCTGATCAAGAAAAGTCAATTAACGTGTTAAACGAATTAAGCCATCTCGGCGTTAATATAGCGATACATGATTTTTGTAGTGGTTATTCTTCTTTTATTTATCTCGTTAATTTTCCTATCAAAACAATAAAAATTGAAAAATCGCTTATTTTAAATATGATCAAAGATAAGAAAAAATCTAAAATTGTTGAAGCCATTATTAAGATGGCACAAACCTTAGAGTTAGATGTTTTTGCCAATGGAGTAGAAAACCAAGAAATTAGAGAGCAGCTCCAACAATATGGTTGTAAGTATGGACAGGGATTTTATTTCTCCCACCAGGTAAGCCCTTATGAATTTATGGCTCAATTAAATTCAGGAATGACAAGATAA
- a CDS encoding reverse transcriptase domain-containing protein, whose amino-acid sequence MQRITKLYNKLLRSNRIFEQDQAGINISDIYTDKKNITKILIRELLNGSYKPMQYDERKVYINSKMRLIANYSFIDRLLLSILYDLFRERTLNLISPSVYSYISGRSAKQAIQSFCSYLKQIQAPNKQINLYVLRADITNYGGSIPADTHAIFWNYFYDILEEIKDLEQRDCLRIVIEEALRPILHTEDNLPYQKIVGIPVGSPLATLIYNLYLSELDEALSDIPYGFYARYSDDFIYANTDVNQFKEGERRITAILEKLRLRCNPSKNQRFYLTHAGKPSIDSEHFIGSNRIELCGLIIFSDGTRTLKRSIIQKMLERIKHRLINATAMLNPLNLEQKGHALCQIANNLLNENNSFKDPTIQRIFKEVTNRGCLKQIDYAIALIIVELLTGIKGARAFRKIPYATLRNEWHLTSLCREKNYWDQHKFSFRKNGVFTYDKDERFI is encoded by the coding sequence ATGCAAAGAATTACAAAATTATATAATAAATTACTAAGAAGCAATCGAATCTTTGAGCAAGATCAGGCAGGAATTAATATTTCTGATATCTATACGGATAAAAAAAATATTACAAAAATTCTTATAAGAGAGTTGCTTAATGGTTCTTATAAGCCGATGCAGTATGATGAAAGGAAAGTATATATCAATTCCAAAATGCGCCTTATTGCAAATTACTCTTTTATTGATCGACTCCTGCTTAGTATTTTATATGATTTATTTAGAGAAAGAACGCTGAATTTAATATCTCCATCTGTTTATTCTTATATTTCCGGGCGTTCAGCCAAGCAAGCAATCCAGTCGTTCTGTTCTTACCTTAAACAAATTCAGGCACCAAATAAACAAATCAATCTCTATGTACTAAGAGCAGATATAACAAACTATGGAGGAAGTATACCTGCTGATACCCATGCAATTTTTTGGAACTATTTCTATGACATATTAGAAGAAATTAAAGATTTAGAACAACGCGATTGCTTACGCATCGTCATTGAGGAGGCTTTAAGACCTATTTTACATACTGAAGATAATTTACCTTATCAAAAAATAGTCGGTATCCCCGTTGGATCACCTCTAGCAACATTAATTTATAATCTCTACTTGTCTGAACTTGACGAGGCTTTATCAGACATTCCATATGGTTTTTATGCACGATATAGTGATGATTTTATATATGCCAATACCGATGTTAATCAATTCAAAGAAGGTGAGCGCCGTATTACCGCTATTTTAGAAAAATTAAGATTACGATGTAATCCAAGTAAAAACCAACGTTTTTATCTTACTCATGCAGGTAAACCATCCATCGATTCGGAACACTTCATCGGTTCAAATAGAATAGAATTATGTGGTCTTATTATTTTTTCTGATGGAACCAGAACATTAAAACGCTCCATCATTCAAAAAATGCTGGAGCGAATAAAACATAGATTAATTAATGCAACAGCAATGCTAAACCCGCTTAACCTCGAACAAAAAGGGCACGCACTTTGTCAGATTGCAAATAACTTATTAAATGAAAATAACTCATTCAAAGATCCTACAATTCAACGCATATTCAAAGAGGTAACTAATAGAGGTTGTTTAAAACAAATAGATTACGCCATTGCTTTAATCATTGTTGAATTACTTACTGGTATAAAAGGAGCACGCGCATTTCGAAAAATTCCTTATGCAACTTTAAGAAATGAATGGCATTTAACCTCTTTATGCAGGGAAAAAAATTATTGGGATCAGCATAAATTTTCTTTCCGAAAAAATGGAGTTTTTACCTATGATAAGGATGAACGATTTATCTGA
- a CDS encoding cyclic nucleotide-binding domain-containing protein has protein sequence MIRMNDLSDFQALFQNINPQDLEILLQFVKRVKLKKNQYLFYEDTQGDSVYLIKSGKIGIESKGQHLTDLFSGDYLGEMSILDRRPRSSSVYAATPSELYAINMMELQDKYPQLYAQLIVNLSKALPDRLREANNLATNTLKKEISLLKNQVHTARFMTYLLVIISLFIILKDITAWAQFSETPNVLNIRITLVLAFIFFVVMWKNGYSLAEMGLTFKNSKQSVIESLMVSLIIICSFY, from the coding sequence ATGATAAGGATGAACGATTTATCTGATTTCCAAGCACTATTTCAAAATATTAATCCGCAGGATTTGGAAATTCTTTTACAGTTTGTAAAACGCGTTAAATTAAAAAAGAATCAATATTTATTTTACGAAGACACCCAAGGAGACTCTGTTTATTTAATTAAATCCGGAAAAATTGGAATCGAGTCAAAAGGCCAACACTTGACTGACTTATTTAGTGGTGATTATTTAGGTGAAATGAGCATACTAGATAGGAGGCCTCGCTCCTCTTCGGTCTACGCAGCAACCCCCTCAGAGTTATATGCAATAAATATGATGGAGTTGCAAGATAAATATCCACAGCTTTATGCTCAATTAATTGTAAATCTTAGTAAAGCGCTACCTGATCGTTTACGTGAGGCGAATAATTTAGCCACCAACACGTTAAAAAAAGAAATATCTCTGCTCAAAAACCAAGTGCACACAGCTCGATTTATGACTTATTTATTAGTGATCATTTCTCTCTTTATTATTTTAAAAGACATCACCGCATGGGCTCAATTCAGCGAGACCCCGAATGTATTAAATATTAGAATTACCTTGGTATTGGCATTTATTTTTTTTGTCGTCATGTGGAAAAATGGCTATTCCCTTGCTGAAATGGGGCTGACTTTCAAAAACAGTAAACAATCTGTGATTGAATCTTTAATGGTGAGTTTGATCATTATATGTTCTTTTTATTGA
- a CDS encoding CPBP family intramembrane glutamic endopeptidase — MFFLLIKWLLISHTPYLKETPLLCFCKNAYELLELSIGFIILAPIQEFIVRGCLQSSLMHYVKKDHYVYAILMSNLIFCSFYSSFALRSSILLFILGLAWGWLYLRGQTLIGVSLSHILIGIFLTGVIGFPIQLL; from the coding sequence ATGTTCTTTTTATTGATCAAATGGCTATTAATATCACATACGCCCTACCTTAAAGAAACTCCTTTGCTGTGCTTTTGCAAAAACGCTTATGAATTACTCGAGTTGAGTATTGGTTTTATTATTTTAGCACCAATCCAAGAATTTATTGTACGCGGCTGTCTACAAAGCTCTTTGATGCACTACGTGAAAAAAGATCACTATGTCTATGCAATATTAATGTCTAATCTTATTTTTTGTAGTTTTTATTCGAGTTTTGCGTTACGTTCCTCAATCCTTCTTTTCATCTTGGGATTGGCATGGGGTTGGCTGTATTTACGAGGTCAAACTCTTATTGGAGTATCATTGTCTCATATACTGATAGGGATTTTTTTGACGGGTGTGATTGGTTTTCCAATACAACTATTATAA